The Pirellulales bacterium DNA segment AATTCAAGCAGGAAGACATCGAGCGCTATCGGGAAGAAATGAAAGACGAAAAGCCGGCGGAGCCGGAAGAAGCCCCGGTGTGGGACAGCGGCGCCGGCGAAGATTTGGAAAATATTGACTTGCAGGTGAATGACGAAATCGATTCGATTCTCCTCAGCGAAGTGGAAATGGGAAAATCCAGCAGCGAGGGGGCGAGCACCATTATCGGCAAGCCCGACGAAGGTCCCGCCGAGGAGTTGGATTTGCCCCCGGCCGCCGCGAAAAGCGATGACGTCTTAATTCCGCTCGACGATGACGCCGACATCCTGGCCTCCGGCGGCAGCATGGTGCGAAAAACAGAAAGCAGCCTGAAGCTGCCCGGCAGCTCGGCTGGCGATTCCAAAAATGTGCTGTCCGGCAATTCCGCGCTGTTAAAGGGCGGTTCCACCCAGTCGCACGATGCGGGTTCCTCGGGGCTGGATTTGGTGGGCGATTCCGCACTGGCAAGATTTGGCGAAGTGAAATTGGTTCCCAGCCCGGAAGGGGACAAAAAAAGCGGCGGCAGCAGCGACAAGTTGTTCGGCTCCGATGCCTTGCAGTTATCCGACGAAGAATTAAAGCTGATGGAAGTCGGCCCGCCGTCCGATGCCGCGCCCAAGCCCGCGGAGGGCTCCAAAAAAACGTCCGGCTCGTCGATCAAACTGGGCGATGAAGAATTGGAAGTAGTGGTCGGAGGCAGCAAATCGGGCAGCGGATCAGATTTAACGCAAAGCCCCAGCGACAGCGGCATTCAACTCATCAG contains these protein-coding regions:
- a CDS encoding helix-turn-helix domain-containing protein; amino-acid sequence: MARKLIDQEEAARMLGITPEQVSVLRDRKKLFPYRDGDQWKFKQEDIERYREEMKDEKPAEPEEAPVWDSGAGEDLENIDLQVNDEIDSILLSEVEMGKSSSEGASTIIGKPDEGPAEELDLPPAAAKSDDVLIPLDDDADILASGGSMVRKTESSLKLPGSSAGDSKNVLSGNSALLKGGSTQSHDAGSSGLDLVGDSALARFGEVKLVPSPEGDKKSGGSSDKLFGSDALQLSDEELKLMEVGPPSDAAPKPAEGSKKTSGSSIKLGDEELEVVVGGSKSGSGSDLTQSPSDSGIQLISASDSGLSLEQPLALGSSARRLLDMPTEGADITEEIVAEAPIELKAEDDFLLTAMDDTGEDSSDSGSQVIALDTDDEMSSGMFAPAVTGTGMLEEEPTTAMSGGSPLMGASSPFAATSAMMAGAAGAAPGGEAPYSTANIALLSVCVVLLMLCGMMTFDLVRNMWSWDGPYPVNSSIMDSIGKTVGWMEK